A genomic stretch from Pristiophorus japonicus isolate sPriJap1 chromosome 6, sPriJap1.hap1, whole genome shotgun sequence includes:
- the LOC139265854 gene encoding C-C motif chemokine 17-like: MKQFLVVLICLSVFTLVVLAAPTGPRKSCCLKYSKSVPNFKKIKDYEIQEDDGSCSINAVVFRLRDRWICSNPKDERVKKLVEKLSQKEQRGLFLTNEETTTGYTA; the protein is encoded by the exons ATGAAGCAATTTCTTGTGGTACTGATTTGCCTCAGTGTCTTCACTTTGGTTGTGTTAGCGG CTCCGACTGGACCACGGAAGAGTTGCTGCCTGAAATACTCAAAGTCGGTCCCTAACTTCAAAAAAATCAAGGATTATGAAATACAGGAAGATGATGGCAGCTGCAGTATTAACGCGGTGGT ATTCAGACTGAGGGATAGATGGATCTGCTCCAATCCGAAGGATGAACGAGTGAAGAAACTTGTGGAAAAGCTTTCCCAAAAGGAGCAGAGGGGATTGTTTCTGACTAATGAGGAAACCACGACTGGCTACACAGCATAG